DNA sequence from the Scylla paramamosain isolate STU-SP2022 chromosome 4, ASM3559412v1, whole genome shotgun sequence genome:
TGGCAAGATGACACACGCGCGCAGGACTGGACGACGAAGACCCCGCTGGCACGACCACACAAAGGCTGAAACATTCCCTGGCTGCCCTAACGCTCTCGCCACCATCTTCCCGGCCTCGCCGCCACGCCAGACCTTCCTTCTCACTATTTTGATTCGCAAATAGCCAAGGAGGAGTTCAGGCAGCGCcttgaggggaaggagggtgtGAGGCCACGAATATGAACAACAATGAATCGtcgaggggaaggggagagttcCGGTCCAAGATACCCTTTCGTCACCAAGCTTGGCACCCTTCCTCACAGCGCGACCAAGAGGTCCGAACTAGGGATAGGAAATAAGAGGTACGTGAAGAAAGATGTTCATCACAAAGAGTCGCTCCCTTCAGAGTACTAATGAGTACATGAAATGCATTAAAGGAAGACGAAAATGTTGACAGAAAGACTGGCGGGCCTTAGCTCAGGCGCCGCGCCACAGTAAGTCGGCTCAACtacacgaaggaaaggagaatcaAAAGAACACAGAATATATAACTCAAAAGTAACGCCTCACTGATGAAATTGTGTGCCAGAATTAAAGCATAATATTTAAAGCTAACAGTTTGGCAACAAATCCGTTGCACTTGAAAGTAATGTTATGTAACTCGCAAACTCTTGTGTAATGATGTTTGGAGCATCGAAGACGAAAATATACAACACATCCGGCGGTAACAGCGGCGCCGGCCTGGGACGGACGGCGACTTCCTCCGTCGCGTCTCTCAGGCCGATTGACTTTCAAGACCACTTCGACGGCCATGCTGCCCGACGCCTTTACGTAGCGAAGGTTATCGGTGAGTAGAAGTTGTTGTAGGTGCCCCAGCCCTTGGCCGCCATGTTGAAGCTGGCAGAGTTACGCTTGTTGGTGGCGTCCACGGGGCTGAACATGGCCCGAGGCACTGTGGGGAAAAGGCACCGTAAGACACTATAACACTAtgtgggcaaaaaaaaaaataaataaataaaaataaaaacaaattaaataaataaaaaaataaataaataaataaaaaaaaagctagggTTGTATTTCATTGGGGGTCGATGCGCGGTGTGTAGTGTAGTCAGGAGCCGATATTCTTCCGCCCTGGAGGAGTGCAAGTGTGCAACTTTATTTAACTCTGGGCAGCACTCATTGTGAGGTGACAGGTGAGACTCACCGTCCGTGGCTGgggtgggaggctgggaggagcgCATTACCACCTTCACCTCGGCGGAGTAGATGGCTGCCGGGCCTgcggagggagtgggagggttGGTGCTGGTAGGCGGCGGGGAGAGCGGTGGTGAGGGTGACTCGTTAGTAGGTGAATAACACCTTCTAGTAAACACCATGCAGTTTCGGAAGCCATAACGCGGCCGCGACTCCCCATCCGCCtggcctctcccttcctcgtctttctcctcttccttttcggaGTGCGCGTCGTCTCCACCATAACCAGCGTCCTCAATCAAAGCTTCAGGCTGGCCAACATTAGCGTTACACGATCCCATTTCCTTTTCGGAGTGACTCGTGTTTTTGTCAGCTGTGTCTGAGGAGCCGGCACAAGGCTTCTGAAACGCCTTTTCTTCAGACATGTCAGACACAGGATTGTCCTCATGCTGTGTGTCAGCGTGGGTCAAGTCACTTTCTCCACCTAAGATGTCTCCGGAGGTCTTCGCCACAGGATCAGGAGCGGCTGTGGCGTGTGCGTCATTAAGTTCTTGGTCCATGCTGTCCCGCGACACACTGCGGTAATATTCTGGCGGCTTCAAATCTTGTACGTCGATGGTGTCGATCAGTGTCGGTGCATTCTGGAAGGTCGACTTTATTTCCTCCATGTATTTTCGCAATTCCTCTTCCTCGAGAGACGGCTTTCTGGGTTCGTTCGATATCTCGATTAGTGGAATGCCGAGGGAGAAGCTGAAGAGCGAAGCCTCGTTCTGATTGTTGTCGAGGACAGGCTGTGCATTCGTTCTATAAACCTCGTGAAGCCGAGCCGAAGCACTGTCAGTCTTATTAGTGGTACTCTTATCTACTCTGCTAGTGCTTTCTTCTGCGGCTGCGACCAGCAACTCGATTTCTTTGTCTTGAGTAGCATGAAATGATCCACTGGCGAGGCTGACGGGAGCTGCCTCTGGGTGGAGTATCTGGCCGTCTGGCTGTGATTCCGGAGACCTTTCTGTATGAACTTTCTGGGTGTTCATCTTTGTTGGAGGGAGTTTGTGTTCATTCTCCAGAGGGTTTGGCGCATCAGTGCTCCGGGAAGTGGGACTCGAGGAAGCTGGTACCTGGCTTGGAGGAGTCGACGAAAGGTCAGGGAGAGGACCCGGCAGGGGAGAGGCGGGAGTTTGGACAGAAGCGCCACCTACCTGCGACATGACACAAGGGGCGGCAGACACTACACACGGAAGAGAAATGTCACTACCAAAAGGGTTTTGAAGTAAAGCAACATTGGAGAAGCTGCGTGCACCAGGGTAAGCTGCAGAAAGTAACGGACTAGTGGCAGGATTGCAGGGAAGCGAAGTGGGGGAAGCAAGGCTGGTGCTATTTACAAGTGATGACAGTgatatgagaggaagagaagtgggtCGTGctggcctgctgctgctgctgctgctgtggatACCACTTATGGTGCTGTTTTGTACATGGCTTTCGAGGCGATCAGTGCTAGTGCCGGTGCTTTCAGAGTGCTGTGTGCTGAGAGTATCAATACGAGTTTTGTGTGCTGTGCTCTCAGTGTGCCTGCTAACCTCTGTGTTTTTTCGGAGGTGGCTCGAGGCAATGGCGCAATCATGAGTGAGAATTTCGATGGCTGCCGACGAGTTCTTGCCACCAGCAGTGGGGAGGCAGCCCTCCCGGGGAGCCTCCAGGATGCAGCTCTCGGTGTGGTGGTTCATTGCGTTCTCGTTCAAGTAAGACGCCTCGCTCCCGTCAGGAAACACGTAAAGAGGAGGTGTTCCGGGTTTGAGCTCAACTTGCTCCTTGGCGCAACTCTTACGGGGAAGGACCGGGGGTGGTGTGTTGATGGAGGGCGTTGGGCGAGGAGGGGGCagtgggggagaaggggaagcagGAAGGTATGCTGGCACCGAGTTTGGTCTCACAGACCCTGATGTAAGAGATGTTTtgaaagcaccaccaccacgctcgGCAACAGAAACAGAGGCCAAAGCATTGGATGCCGGAGAGGAAGAGCCATCGATATGTTTAGGATCtggagaggcagaggaaggcGTCAGAGAAGGATTACTCCAGGATGTGCTATGAAATTTAGTTCCATCTAGTAATAACGTTTCTACAGAAGCTTTAGAGGACTGAACTACGAAATTCTTCATGCCAGGAGAAGTTGTGGCTGGCACTGGCTTGGGGAAGGCGACGGGGCGTGCCGGGAAATGTCCTGGAGCCCCTGAGGCAGTAGTGGATGCCGAGGCAGGACGGGGCGCTACGGGGGGACCTGCAGCACTTACAGCTGATTTTGGGGACACGACACTCCTGCTGTCATCAGAATGAGTGACGGCCTGGCTCTTATTTACTTTGCatgaaggtttcaagacagagGAGAAGGGCTGAGGCGGGGAGtaagtacgaggaggaggaggaggaagaggaagaggtttgGGCGAGCAGGTGGCggaggtgagggcaggtgaagCTGGGGTGCGCTGGCTGCCTCCCCGAAGGGCCGGAGTCGGGCTGTCATCGCTGCCCGCGCGGTTCACCGAGTGCCAGGCTTTAGGCTTGGGAGGGACTGGCTTAGGCTTGTTAGGCTCTAATGTGGGCTCGGAGGATTTGGGCTTAGAAGGTTGGGTCAAGATCTTTGTCAGGTCTGGAAGGGTGAACGAGCCTGTAGACAGACAGTGGAAGGCGacgtgagaaagaaagaacgaaagaaaaaataaaaacgctaGTGCTACAAAATAagcatgattattattatgattattatttattctttcagaGCATGCGTAAAATTTCACGTAAACATAAGGAACAAACAATGGAATGTGCGCGAGAACTGCGTGAGTGCCAAACACAGACATGCAGGTGAATGTGAAGGGCGAGGAGGTTAgcgtgtggaggtggtggtggtggtggtggtgggcggcagAGACACAGCATGCACCAACACTCCTCGCACCAAAGACTAAGACACTAATACTACTTCATAGGGGAGGGGGATGGTCTAGCAGCACATTACATCAAAAATAACAACACGAGAGAAAGTATCAGTgactttccatctctctttaaATTAAAATCTCAATGAAAACTCTAGATAAAAAGAGAAGTGCCACCtatgagaaaaaagataaacagcaaATGATTGACTCGATACCATCAGTGACTAAGAAAACGACAGTATTCATTATATACACAAAGAAAGGACAGACGGTGTTGGTGTATGGCGTCCGTGTCTGTGCTCTGGTCCCCACGTACAGCACACTGCCCTTCCCACCACGGGCGTGCATTCCTCAGTGGCATGGCCCGAGAGAAGATGTTGCCCAAGCCagcattataaaaaatatatatatacaaaaagtgtGAAGAGCATTAATGAATCTAAGCAAAGTGGAAGCAGAACCGCTCAGTTTGCGAGTACTAGATTCTGTGAGTGGCGAGCGGCGGGTGAGCAACAGCTGAAGGTGATTGAACTAGAGTACCTCAAAGCCCTTGAGTCCTCCACTTAGTCTTATCAAATGCAGCTGaccatacatgaaaaaaaaaaacaataaaataaataaataagtaaaataaataaataaataaataaataaataaaataattctcCATTTTTACTCCCTGACGTCTAACAAGGTGTAAGAAATGGAGGTTTAGTTGAGAAAAAACGGTTCAAGCACATAATGAGTGACGAGGTCTCAGGGGCTCGTGGTAGCAGTGCTGACGTGGTAGTGTGCGCGGCGAGTCCCTGGGAGTGTGTGACGGAGGTGTGGAGGGCACTAACCTGACGGAGCAGCTGCAGGCGCGGGGGCCATCTGAGGGGTCACCTGAGGAGTCAACAGCTGCGGGGAGGAAGGTAACGGTGGTTAGTAAAGCagtgatgtgtgttgtgttctgtgatggtggagatggaagtggtggtggtggaagtggtggtggtgagtgatatGCGAGTAATTGGGAACTTGTGGAGTGATGATGGTATGTGGAACTGAATGAtcgactgaatgactgacttcAGGTGCTGCAACAACGACaggtgaaattaaataaaatccaTAAATAAATGCAAGAAACGATGTTGAAAGCTAATTTACATTTCAGATCAGGTAAAGATAACTGATTTAGGTACCAGAATAgactagcagagagagagagagagagagagagagagagagagagagagagagagagagagagagagagagagagagagagagagagagagagagagagaattgaggtggtggtggtagtgacgatGACgaaagttactgaagaaaataaagatgaatattataacactgaaaaaataatactaataacaataaaaatggcgacgaaaatggagagaaacacTAGACAATCAACGCCACAAAAAGCtgcatttagaaaaaaaaaaaaaaaaaaaaaaaaaaatatccctgcTTTTTACCACCGAATATCTgaagcgtgatagaaaataacatGACCGAAATGAACCTGCagaggaatatctgaggagtcACGTCAGGTGCGCAGTTACAAGTGAAAGATTGCTGGGAAAGTCAACAGCTACACGCAGACACAacaaatccagagagagagagagagagagagagagagagagagagagagagagagagagagagagagagagagagagagagagagagagagagagagagagagagagagagagagagagagagagagacaagctgGTGATAATGGTACAAACACATTTATAAGCCAAGTAACTTTATACCTTCACTGTGCTTAGGTTTTCCCTCTATATTAAACCGTCTGATCTGTAAAGAATGTATGAATATGAGGACATTCTGACAAACTGGAGGTAGGTGGTGAAGGGAATACAGTTTGTGGAATGAGTTctttattcctgactagttTTGCAGTAGTTAAttcaaaggaagaggaggaagctacTGAAAATTTAGTCAAGAATAAAGTACTCATTTCTCAAGACCTCAAATCTATCATCTGTCAGCCTTTGCAAGATTGTCAGCATATCAGAGGAGTTTGGATCGAAGGAAAGGCAAAGCACAGTGGAAATCAGTATAGGTTACTCTGCTCCAGACCTACACTAAGCTCAAGTGTCCTTCACTCTTCACTCACCGGCATTGGCTTCGGGGGCTCCAGCCACGACGCCTCAGCAAGCTTGGTGTCTGCCCGCTCGACCACGGTGTTAGCCAGCTGTTCCCGGGGAGCAGGGAAGACACGTGTGAGACTAACTTAAATGTATAGGTTTCAAACATCGTCAGTAGTTATGTGGCACTAAGGCTGTTTATGGTGTTCATATTAAGTGAATGATCTGAAACTTGGATAAAAGTACATTAAGTTGGAAATGTACTGTAAGTGAAAGAACTGTTCAGAATCATCGACTGAAGATGACACGCAAcgctcaataataataatgtgtcaACGCTGGGTATTGCAGTCATTACAAGGAGAAACTGCTGTGGGATGATCTAAGCCGTATTCTAAAACGTTCTGGCATTTCATCTTAACTAATTTCAACAGCCTCAAGTGGAAGTCAGGGATTTTCAGCGGTTTTCATGCATGGTTCTGGTAATAGTTTTAACAAATATTCCACAATTGTTCACcattaaagaggaaaaataccCACAACAATGGGACTATTCATCTCACCACCACTTCAAAATACTTGTGATAAGAGAACAAAGTGTCTAAGAATACGAAGCTTACTAAGGCATACACACGATAATATATTACAAAAACGGATACCAGCTGTGTTGGCTTATAAGGtcatcaatttatctatttaccacTACTAGCAAACTACATACGTCTACTAAACAACTCTATGTTATATACACCGCTAAACCTTACTAATTTATACACTATTGTACAAAGACACACAGCGATGTCAGGTGCCTCGTTAACACACGTCAAGAAGCGTAGCCTGAATTAAGGAATACATCTGAGCCTTGACAAGAAAGTCACACAGCCATGACAAGCCTCCCGTGCCTAACATTCCCCTTTCTAATCGCGTCCACTTCAGGGCCATTCACATACTGATGGCAAGCACTGGAGCGAATATTCATCGTGCATACTTCCACACTGATCCTATTCATGCCTCCACGCCACAGCAAGCACGGGGCCTTTCAGTTGTGGCCTTGAGGACACCACCTCGGGCTGAATGGTGGAGCCGTATTTGGAAAGCAGGCAGGAATCATAATGTGGATATGAAAGGCTCAGAGACCTTGGTGACGGCAACACTACTTGGAAACATTGCAGAGTCTACTACTGCTGGCTCCGGGATTTTGATGGCAGCAACACTAGTAAGAAACACTAATAATTACTACTTATGGTTCCAGGACCTTGATGGCGGCAACACTACTATGAAACACTGCAATAACTACTATTAATACCACACTGTTCACTACACTAACCATCTGGTCATGCTACAAAGATAACTACAGTCGTGGTTAGCAGTCCAGTAAGTAACCTGCTGCTCTCACTTCCGATGTGTTTTGCGTTTTGACTCGATTTTAAGTCCCCTGATCTGCTGACACACTTCCTACAAAGCTTCACAAGTGACAGTCTAAACAGATCGAGGGACTtaacactgaaggaaaaaaaaaaaaaaaactaagcacagtggaagtgagtgatGGTGATTCGACTTCTGACCACGACTGTACATCAATCTACGACACGTAACCACCCGCTGTATTTGATATTGAACACTGGTGCTTCCTTGACCCAGTGAGAGAATTGCATAGGGAACAGACTCCTAGCAATTCCTTGTCATGAGCCTAAGTTGTCTCCTGTACACGCACACACTATATATACATCTATGCCGGTGAAAGTGATCGAATACCAAGCATAAAAAAGCCAAAAGCCAAGGCAACAGGAAGTCATAAGAAGAGTGAATCTgactcctcatttcctcttacGGCTTTTTATCTCAAGGAATGTTCACAATTACGTACAACTGCGTGGCTTTATGGCTTTATTTCCCTGCTACCTAAAAGTCTACGGTGTTAGAGGTTAGACACAGGCTAAAGAGTGACAGCTGAGGTGCACAGGGACTACACAACACAGCCACGGTACCTCGGGCCGCTCGCTGCTCACTGGCTTGAATAGTGGTCCCTGGAAAGTGTGCAACGTGCTGGGTGAGTATGTGTTGATATTCGTGTGTACATAAATACAGGGTAAAGACAAGATGTACATTGCCAAACCACGGCTTCTGTCGCAACCGTAACGCGGGCAGGAAGTGACGGATGCTTTCTGGATGGCTACGTGATTACAGCTGATACATCGATGGATCACAATTGGACAGAACAGATAAAGTGGCAGATACAGGGACAGACACAaatagacggatagacagaaattattaccataaacattcaTAGAAGAACAGGCAGAACAGAGACTAACAGATATAGTGACAGAAGAACAGATAGAATAGAGACCAAGAGATACACTGGCAGATAAACAAATCATTATGAGAACGAATACAGATAAAGCAGACTGAGCagcaaagagagaaaacgagaacgaGGTAGCAGGACAGAGTAAGAAATCATGTATATAACTGAGCAAAGCGAATCGACAAAATACAGACTAAAAGACAAATTaacagatatatagacagacggATGTAAAGGCTGATCAACATCATAATAATCATGtttagatagacaaataaataaaaaaaataaaaaatgataaagacaaatgaaaagatagatagaaggaaACAATACAGATGATCATACGCACATCTAAGAactcgtacatacacacacacacacattacaagcACCATGATAGCTAGACTTCAAGCCGCCATCCAGAGAGCACCACTGGACACTCcctccagcagcaccaccaggaCCCAGGCAGCCCAGCACTTGAGTCCATGCGTCACTCGATATTAGTACCCtgaatcaccaccatcacttactccataaaaaaaaaaaaaaaaaataaataaataaaataaatacaaaaatagaaaagaacatgGTGTTACAGCGAAGCATGTCAGCTGTTAGGTCTCGTTTAGCTGAAATTCTGAACTAAATATATACGTAATTAAATGAGTTATGGTTCACAGAGGAAGGGCGGAAGCAGAGGCCTGAGCTGCGCTGCGTGAGTTGCTGGTAGTGTTTGTCTGCAGCCTGGAACGAAGCATTACTGTTACGCTTGACTGCAGAGCGGTGAAGAGGCGCCGCTGGGTTACGGCTCAGTGGAGAGAAgttaagaaaggaagacgaagcaGCAATAATACTTGGGCTGTcaaacctagagagagagagagagagagagagagagagagagagagagagagagagagagagagagagagagagagagagagagagaatgtatcgTACTCAGGTGGGAATAACAACAGAATAACACACATGCCAGTTCGTATACACAGCCAAAATGAAAGTGGCATTGAGGCAAGTCGCCAGGCCGGGCCCAACGCTCCTGTACAGTGTGTTCACGAGGTGTCATGTGGGAGTCCCTTCAGGTCGGCAACACTGGCAGCTAACCTGTTCATCATCCCTTACCACCCACCCACTTCAAGAATTTCTGAACAGTATCTTGACCAAATAAAGGcgttttttattactttttttttcgttagtttGACGTGAATCTCTAAGAAGTGAGCATCAAGACAAAATGTTTAATGATGTAAAAGATAAGGTGAGGCAACTGCGTGAACCGACCTTAAGGTTCTCGCTTCTCTGTACAAGCGTGTCTAAGCAGTGTTCATGGGAGTGTGTGTACCTTTATCCTCTGTCTCTTATCGTCGAAGGCCGCGTCAGGAGTGCCCGTCTCCATGGTCGCCTGCCACGGGGACTTGACCAAGGTGAGACTCCCCTCCCTGCTTCTCAGGAACTGCTCCTGTTGGGGTCACTCGTCACCACCTCACGTCCTCACCCGCTCACCCACCATCATGCACCACCACTACGCACACGCGCGcgtacgcacacgcacacacacacacacacacacacacacacacacacacacacacacacacacacacacacacacacacacacacacacacacacacacacacacacacacacacacacacacacacacacacactctctctctctctctctctctctctctctctctctctctctctctctctctctctctctctctctctctctctctctctctctctctctctctctctctcttcctcactttattatcattatttttcatcaccacAGCTATATCACCACTAATGCTTATTCGCACCACATCTGCATCATCACAGCACCACACACCATACTGTACTACACTCACGTTGCTACcagcctcaccatcaccactagagtacatcactaccaccatgaTTTACACACATCAGTTACTATTACACAAGAatgacaaactctctctctctctctctctctctcacaaatatCCACAAAAGTATAGCAACAGTCCCAAAAGAACACTATATTCAGCGCACtcagtatttttgagttacCGAAGCCAGAAAttagagatgagaaggaagtgCAGTAGGGAGACGGAAGAGATGCAGtgagcgaaaaaaataaaataaaaatgaaaaaataaaataaatttgaaCCTGGAACTTGATAAAATAAAGCACACatatgaatataaagaaatcaCAAGCTAACgtaaaaggggagaaaaagaaataagctgaaccttgctgaaaaaaaaaataataataggaagaaaaaaacatgagagaacTTTTATAAAATTCCAAACAcgaggtaaagaagaaaacgaagaaatacaACTCAGGATCTgcttgaagaaagaaaagaaaagaaaagaaaaaaaaaagaaaaacggtgCATTAAACACATTAAAGTGAAATCAAGCAAATGCATctgaaacaaaaacattaaagaagaagaaaaacgtgtAATGGGGGCAAATTTCACACACAAGCAcaaaactgaaaggaaaatgcaaataaagataacaaagataaaactaaaaaaatcgaTGCTGGTCTTCGAGGAATGAACTGAGGATTGGCAGAGAGGAAAGGCGAGGTAAGAAAGAGATTGGGACAAGcaagtattattttttcttttttttgctcacTTTCAACTTCTAAGTCAGCGTGGAtctacaccatcatcatcaccatcattacaccttcatcaccatcatcataatcctACTGccattcccatcaccaccatttacATAGCttatatcaccatcaccataatgtctcaccaccaacaccaccacacaccagcaccatcactactgccatGAACATTCATCCCCAtcatcacttccaccaccaccactacatacTATCATCCTAATGCCATTCACCATAAGCACAAAGCCtcattaccaacaccaccaacaccataaGCTAGCACCATCACCTGCCAtaacccttcaccaccaccatcactaccgcctaccattatctgctgctgctgtcggtTCCTCTCCTCGACCGCGGACTTCTTTACGGCCAGGTCATCGGTGACAATGgactgcggctgctgctgctgctgtgcccTGGTGGTGGTCTGCGCCTTCTGCACCGTCGTCTCGTCCACGATGAACTTGtccatcctcttctttcgtttGGCAAAGAGCTCAGCACCtgcggggagaggaagaagcagagaatAGGAAGTACAGTCGTGGTAAGAGGTCAGGTAGTATGATGCTCTCACTTCCACTGCATGCTGTGTTTTCCCTGCAGTCTTAAGTCTTCTGATCTGGGAGGATAAAAAGTAAAGACAGGAAAACatagatatacaaataaaataaataagtataaaatgaaaataaataaaaatctcaaTTCAGGTTTTCTTTAGGAGACTCAGGTGATCAGAGGTCTTTAGATCAAGGGAAAACTCTAAATGCATTGGAAGTATGGAGGTGGTTATTACTGATTCCtgcacacaacaacaacacatctgAGAGTCAGTTGTGGAGGTGAGTGTTATGTGTTACTCAATTGCTGGTCATGTGTGaaggtgagtgtggtgtgttatTCAATTACCGGTCATGACTAGACGTGATCTTACTTGATTGTGTTTTTATTAGAGAAGTCAAGGTCGTCATGTTCCGTCTTTCTGTACTGCttaatcatattttcttttatacttaATGTTTTCTTAACCTACACTTCTTTCAGTAATATAATCCGCTCATATATTGTCGTGTCTGAgaagtttaattttcttatcatttttctttggacttttcccatataacttcttactgtgtcctcttgatgatgatgatgactgtccAGACACTAAACATTCAATATCAAaatttcctcttacttttggTACATTAATAAGACAACAACCATATCGTTTCTTTATCTACTCTCctctagttgtgtgtgtgtgtgtgtgtgtgtgtgtgtgtgtgtgtgtgtgtgtgtgtgtgtgtgtgtgtgtgtgtgtgtgtgtgtgtgtgtgtgtgtgtgtgtgtgtgtgtgtaaatgtcgCTTTTATCACCACACCCCACCTAGCCACCCTCACCTTTGCCTGTGGGACTCTGCACCTCCGCCACAATCTTGCCGACCTCGGGGCTGGTGGGGACTGCCTGTTCCATGAGCGTCTGGTAGTGCTCCTGTACGGCGTGGAAGTCCTGCACACCCTTGGGACTCATCAGGAGCTTCATCGGTGGTTTCTGAAGGAGGGACACAGGTTACTGAAAATACTGGCGGAGGAGCAGCGAAAGCGGCTCACGAGATTGTTTAAACTTCAAACACTTCCTATTCGTACGTGGGGCGCCTGAACCTGCTGCGTCTTGGTACATACGAGCACCATGTTTGTCCCATCACGCGGAGTCTGGAGTAGTGATTTTTCTACCTGAGGAAACATGAACCTAGTAATACTGCCGCTGGGCGGTGCTCTCACCCGGTGACCGACTGAGGCATTCACATGTGTAGAGAATCAACTTTCTATTCCAACCAAAACCTTTAGTTACTTGCAAGATACTTCACTATTTGCACATGTATAATACGTTACCTTGTGTGTAAGTAAAGGTTTCGATAAGAATATAAAGTCAGTTTGCGGCACGTTTTAAAAACAGAGTGGAATACGTCTGCCAAACAGTGGGTGAGAGCATCGCCCAGTGGCAGTGTTATATTGCACGTGTGTCCTCAGGTGGCAACATTACTACGCCAGGCTCAGCGTGAAGCGACTGTAGTTCTcgtgtcattattttcttttaaccaTCATGGCGTCAGTATAGGTACATGAAAATCACATCCAGCAGTAAGTGCTGCACTGCGTCAAGGCCACTCCAGTGACAACCTAGACTCGAACTACAGGAGTTTTTATTCTTGTAATTAAAATCATAGTAAATAAACACTCAGGTAAGGAGCGCACATTCGCGGCGACGCAGCAACTTTACCCATGCTAAACTTTTCGCTTAAAAGTAAGTGTTTACATTCTGAAATTTGTGTATACCTAAGATAAGGTGAATGAGCATCATAAGGTACGAAAAAATCACGTCTTTTGTACCATCTGTTCATGATTCCCTTTCTGGGGCGTCACAACAAGGCAGTGCTCCTCGcttattccttcacttcttgGCCTGACTCCAAAgtggaaatataaattaaat
Encoded proteins:
- the LOC135099705 gene encoding mucin-2-like isoform X10 yields the protein MGDSAASVGVRAGGTELGAASLKHHTVTKQTVTSSQTSHTSTSFESAVSIQSTGGVLQGAVEPQAIQNISSQSQAVHSQSTQSSSISQSHSAINGHQTIQTSTAVSGQQTFQSMQSVSQTQSAQTVVQSQAEVGISSGQPLSVLEAPADQPLLEAPSVDENANSIPENIPAQPQPESVLEASPVQEPAEGSEPVAAPEPTVIPEPEAAPEPAPTTVPEPVAAAPEPLPAAPEPVVEPEPAVVEEPSAAPEPAMSSEEAVAQQPTVLPEAPVSETVVDVQESAPPPEPEPAVAAEETLAPDPQPVQEEIAEEALPAAAPEPVPAVEPEPSVVTTTSGGGGGPAVEEISQEHIKEQLHEIITEIEQQVLPEQEQEQQQQQQEVQQGVGDGGVAQTLTKPPEEAQPVVGEAGRPLEGEEVKYEYYDEDGVLHHTWRPKGKYEVPKTVIQYEDVVPIPVPDVTISLKAQAPQPAPPPPQPEPPKPEPQPTVETHQEPSSLTNGAVSPIEIPEGIPLLARILPKDHEDGEKKISLERLFTPATDSGDLTPKRKKAFASSSFYRPDHPTIDDQVELAQRISFSLVDENNKMSRGQSMYMKRKKRSMRWIHAGGAHDEDAAGSAEGGEGPEEDLLLKQPPMTQRPASVPTVQQVDTKKPPMKLLMSPKGVQDFHAVQEHYQTLMEQAVPTSPEVGKIVAEVQSPTGKGAELFAKRKKRMDKFIVDETTVQKAQTTTRAQQQQQPQSIVTDDLAVKKSAVEERNRQQQQIMGPLFKPVSSERPELANTVVERADTKLAEASWLEPPKPMPLLTPQVTPQMAPAPAAAPSGSFTLPDLTKILTQPSKPKSSEPTLEPNKPKPVPPKPKAWHSVNRAGSDDSPTPALRGGSQRTPASPALTSATCSPKPLPLPPPPPRTYSPPQPFSSVLKPSCKVNKSQAVTHSDDSRSVVSPKSAVSAAGPPVAPRPASASTTASGAPGHFPARPVAFPKPVPATTSPGMKNFVVQSSKASVETLLLDGTKFHSTSWSNPSLTPSSASPDPKHIDGSSSPASNALASVSVAERGGGAFKTSLTSGSVRPNSVPAYLPASPSPPLPPPRPTPSINTPPPVLPRKSCAKEQVELKPGTPPLYVFPDGSEASYLNENAMNHHTESCILEAPREGCLPTAGGKNSSAAIEILTHDCAIASSHLRKNTEVSRHTESTAHKTRIDTLSTQHSESTGTSTDRLESHVQNSTISGIHSSSSSSRPARPTSLPLISLSSLVNSTSLASPTSLPCNPATSPLLSAAYPGARSFSNVALLQNPFGSDISLPCVVSAAPCVMSQVGGASVQTPASPLPGPLPDLSSTPPSQVPASSSPTSRSTDAPNPLENEHKLPPTKMNTQKVHTERSPESQPDGQILHPEAAPVSLASGSFHATQDKEIELLVAAAEESTSRVDKSTTNKTDSASARLHEVYRTNAQPVLDNNQNEASLFSFSLGIPLIEISNEPRKPSLEEEELRKYMEEIKSTFQNAPTLIDTIDVQDLKPPEYYRSVSRDSMDQELNDAHATAAPDPVAKTSGDILGGESDLTHADTQHEDNPVSDMSEEKAFQKPCAGSSDTADKNTSHSEKEMGSCNANVGQPEALIEDAGYGGDDAHSEKEEEKDEEGRGQADGESRPRYGFRNCMVFTRRCYSPTNESPSPPLSPPPTSTNPPTPSAGPAAIYSAEVKVVMRSSQPPTPATDVPRAMFSPVDATNKRNSASFNMAAKGWGTYNNFYSPITFAT